A single region of the Lotus japonicus ecotype B-129 chromosome 4, LjGifu_v1.2 genome encodes:
- the LOC130714434 gene encoding protein MICRORCHIDIA 1-like isoform X1 — MSLIPKTEKDDDVPVVDLDSTENSAVAAVEVNDAAAPPVAAAPIQVEPPLPKNTPASNSAPVYSRSFWKAGDYVVGPSVKPASDQGYLEHARVHPKFLHSNATSHKWAFGAIAELVDNAVDEIQNGATFVKVDKIDNMKDNSPVLCFQDDGGGMDPNSIRKCMSLGYSSKKSKTTIGQYGNGFKTSTMRLGADAIVFSRAVNSSRATQSVGLLSYTFLRTTGQDDVIVPMIDFDISTHWAEPIIYSSQDDWSDNLKTILDWSPFSSKEELMLQFDDIGSHGTKILIYNLWLNDEGIYELSFDDDAEDIMLRDETNHGDEKKLSKKTVQLQSHISYRIRHSLRAYVSMLYLRKFSNFKIILRGKLVDQFNIADELIHSEVIRYRPQQAVASNEAMVDTTIGFIKEAPNLNVAGFNVYHKNRLIKPFWKVNPDGSSRGSGVVGVLEANFIEPAHDKQDFERSLLFVRLETKLKQMVNDYWKGHCHLVGYQPLNFKSQNVQKETQIRQSAGRSTNTQNVHQDDLYIDQTIAGATSTGTPGPVAVDKNKICEENIQLFMKCEEFRKKETELKQTVENLEEDLKDLQRKCRQLSAFLVAKKKQKSSS, encoded by the exons ATGTCTCTGATTCCCAAAACTGAGAAAGACGACGACGTTCCCGTCGTCGACCTTGATAGTACCGAAAACTCCGCCGTCGCTGCTGTTGAAGTGAACGACGCGGCGGCTCCACCGGTGGCGGCGGCGCCGATACAAGTTGAGCCTCCGCTGCCGAAGAATACCCCTGCCTCAAATTCAGCTCCTGTTTATTCCCGAAGCTTCTGGAAAGCCGGTGATTACGTTGTTGGTCCCTCTGTAAAGCCAGCTTCTGATCAAG GTTACTTGGAACATGCACGGGTTCACCCCAAGTTTCTGCATTCTAATGCAACTTCTCATAAGTGGGCTTTTGGAG CAATTGCTGAGCTGGTGGATAATGCTGTTGATGAG ATTCAAAATGGTGCAACTTTTGTAAAGGTTGATAAGATTGATAACATGAAGGATAATTCACCAGTGTTATGTTTCCAAG ATGATGGTGGTGGAATGGATCCGAACTCAATACGAAAATGCATGAGCTTGGGTTATTCCTCAAAGAAGTCAAAGACAACAATTGGACAAT ATGGTAATGGGTTCAAGACTAGTACTATGAGATTGGGTGCTGATGCAATTGTTTTCAGTCGTGCAGTAAATTCAAG CCGGGCAACACAAAGTGTGGGTTTACTATCCTACACATTTTTGCGTACAACTGGGCAAGATGATGTTATTGTTCCAATG ATAGATTTTGACATATCTACCCATTGGGCTGAGCCAATTATTTATAGCTCACAGGACGATTGGTCAGACAACTTGAAAACAATTCTTGATTGGTCACCCTTCTCATCAAAGGAGGAGCTCATGCTTCAG TTTGATGATATAGGATCACATGGAACCAAGATTTTAATATACAATTTATGGTTGAATGATGAAGgaatatatgagttgagttttgATGATGATGCTGAG GATATCATGCTGAGAGATGAGACCAACCATGGAGATGAGAAAAAGTTGAGCAAGAAAACTGTTCAGCTTCAGTCACATATTTCTTACCGCATACGTCATTCTTTAAGG GCATATGTGTCAATGTTGTACCTCAGAAAATTTTCTAACTTTAAAATCATTCTAAGGGGAAAACTTGTGGACCAGTTTAACATTGCAGACGAATTAATACACTCAGAAGTAATTAGATACAGGCCCCAGCAAGCTGTGGCATCAAATGAG GCTATGGTGGATACAACCATCGGATTTATAAAGGAGGCTCCTAATCTTAATGTTGCTGGATTTAATGTATACCACAAAAATCGCCTAATCAAG CCCTTTTGGAAAGTTAATCCTGATGGTTCATCAAGAGGGAGTGGTGTTGTCG GAGTTCTTGAGGCCAACTTTATAGAACCTGCACATGACAAGCAAGACTTCGAGAGATCATTGCTTTTTGTAAGGTTGGAAACCAAGCTGAAACAGATGGTGAATGATTACTG GAAAGGTCACTGTCACTTAGTTGGATATCAGCCTCTTAATTTCAAATCACAAAATGTGCAAAAAGAAACGCAGATTCGACAATCAGCTGGGCGCTCCACTAATACACAGAATGTGCATCAAGATGATCTGTACATAGATCAGACAATTGCGGGT GCTACATCGACAGGAACTCCAGGGCCTGTAGCtgttgataaaaataaaatctgtGAAGAAAACATACAACTTTTCATGAA GTGTGAGGAGTTCAGGAAAAAGGAAACGGAGTTGAAACAGACG GTTGAGAACTTGGAGGAGGATTTGAAAGATCTTCAAAGGAAATGTAGGCAACTTTCTGCATTCTTGGTGgctaagaagaagcagaagagtAGTTCTTAA
- the LOC130714434 gene encoding protein MICRORCHIDIA 1-like isoform X2 has translation MSLIPKTEKDDDVPVVDLDSTENSAVAAVEVNDAAAPPVAAAPIQVEPPLPKNTPASNSAPVYSRSFWKAGDYVVGPSVKPASDQGYLEHARVHPKFLHSNATSHKWAFGAIAELVDNAVDEIQNGATFVKVDKIDNMKDNSPVLCFQDDGGGMDPNSIRKCMSLGYSSKKSKTTIGQYGNGFKTSTMRLGADAIVFSRAVNSSRATQSVGLLSYTFLRTTGQDDVIVPMIDFDISTHWAEPIIYSSQDDWSDNLKTILDWSPFSSKEELMLQFDDIGSHGTKILIYNLWLNDEGIYELSFDDDAEDIMLRDETNHGDEKKLSKKTVQLQSHISYRIRHSLRAMVDTTIGFIKEAPNLNVAGFNVYHKNRLIKPFWKVNPDGSSRGSGVVGVLEANFIEPAHDKQDFERSLLFVRLETKLKQMVNDYWKGHCHLVGYQPLNFKSQNVQKETQIRQSAGRSTNTQNVHQDDLYIDQTIAGATSTGTPGPVAVDKNKICEENIQLFMKCEEFRKKETELKQTVENLEEDLKDLQRKCRQLSAFLVAKKKQKSSS, from the exons ATGTCTCTGATTCCCAAAACTGAGAAAGACGACGACGTTCCCGTCGTCGACCTTGATAGTACCGAAAACTCCGCCGTCGCTGCTGTTGAAGTGAACGACGCGGCGGCTCCACCGGTGGCGGCGGCGCCGATACAAGTTGAGCCTCCGCTGCCGAAGAATACCCCTGCCTCAAATTCAGCTCCTGTTTATTCCCGAAGCTTCTGGAAAGCCGGTGATTACGTTGTTGGTCCCTCTGTAAAGCCAGCTTCTGATCAAG GTTACTTGGAACATGCACGGGTTCACCCCAAGTTTCTGCATTCTAATGCAACTTCTCATAAGTGGGCTTTTGGAG CAATTGCTGAGCTGGTGGATAATGCTGTTGATGAG ATTCAAAATGGTGCAACTTTTGTAAAGGTTGATAAGATTGATAACATGAAGGATAATTCACCAGTGTTATGTTTCCAAG ATGATGGTGGTGGAATGGATCCGAACTCAATACGAAAATGCATGAGCTTGGGTTATTCCTCAAAGAAGTCAAAGACAACAATTGGACAAT ATGGTAATGGGTTCAAGACTAGTACTATGAGATTGGGTGCTGATGCAATTGTTTTCAGTCGTGCAGTAAATTCAAG CCGGGCAACACAAAGTGTGGGTTTACTATCCTACACATTTTTGCGTACAACTGGGCAAGATGATGTTATTGTTCCAATG ATAGATTTTGACATATCTACCCATTGGGCTGAGCCAATTATTTATAGCTCACAGGACGATTGGTCAGACAACTTGAAAACAATTCTTGATTGGTCACCCTTCTCATCAAAGGAGGAGCTCATGCTTCAG TTTGATGATATAGGATCACATGGAACCAAGATTTTAATATACAATTTATGGTTGAATGATGAAGgaatatatgagttgagttttgATGATGATGCTGAG GATATCATGCTGAGAGATGAGACCAACCATGGAGATGAGAAAAAGTTGAGCAAGAAAACTGTTCAGCTTCAGTCACATATTTCTTACCGCATACGTCATTCTTTAAGG GCTATGGTGGATACAACCATCGGATTTATAAAGGAGGCTCCTAATCTTAATGTTGCTGGATTTAATGTATACCACAAAAATCGCCTAATCAAG CCCTTTTGGAAAGTTAATCCTGATGGTTCATCAAGAGGGAGTGGTGTTGTCG GAGTTCTTGAGGCCAACTTTATAGAACCTGCACATGACAAGCAAGACTTCGAGAGATCATTGCTTTTTGTAAGGTTGGAAACCAAGCTGAAACAGATGGTGAATGATTACTG GAAAGGTCACTGTCACTTAGTTGGATATCAGCCTCTTAATTTCAAATCACAAAATGTGCAAAAAGAAACGCAGATTCGACAATCAGCTGGGCGCTCCACTAATACACAGAATGTGCATCAAGATGATCTGTACATAGATCAGACAATTGCGGGT GCTACATCGACAGGAACTCCAGGGCCTGTAGCtgttgataaaaataaaatctgtGAAGAAAACATACAACTTTTCATGAA GTGTGAGGAGTTCAGGAAAAAGGAAACGGAGTTGAAACAGACG GTTGAGAACTTGGAGGAGGATTTGAAAGATCTTCAAAGGAAATGTAGGCAACTTTCTGCATTCTTGGTGgctaagaagaagcagaagagtAGTTCTTAA